A part of Halobaculum sp. MBLA0143 genomic DNA contains:
- a CDS encoding carboxylate--amine ligase has protein sequence MADRFHSTEGLREALAETTFDRPPALVANAHVTGVSVARALSTADVPVIAVDRDENGVAPPSRAVDFAGSVTYPLSDPEGFRADVESLVAELGTEPVAFACMDEWVRGFAETRPEGVRLSFDPDVDPVLDKANLYTLAEEHGVPYPETRDLTETDPDDAVDAVGGFPLVVKPAHKRKFEEAFGTNVVEAETRAEFDETIAAARAADARVLVQESVSVATGRDASLASYRPPADGVSFAGVGDGPLADHDALGVVGNAAVRYPQGFGTSCLVETTAQPEIAERALSVLDETGYHGISESEFVYDEDRGEYVLLDVNTRPWKWISMPVAAGANLPLAAYADTVDAVSSARAVGTDGRDGVGDARWVFLPDYLELCASDPAFRDALSRADWERLVAGDFETEPGFTTGVYRPSDPGPAAKAIETAFGGREYYCAC, from the coding sequence ATGGCAGACCGATTCCACTCGACGGAGGGGCTCCGGGAGGCGCTGGCGGAGACGACGTTCGACCGACCGCCGGCGCTCGTCGCCAACGCTCACGTCACCGGAGTGAGTGTGGCGCGGGCGCTGTCGACCGCGGACGTACCGGTGATCGCGGTCGACCGAGACGAGAACGGGGTCGCGCCCCCCTCGCGGGCGGTCGACTTCGCCGGCAGCGTGACGTACCCTCTGTCGGACCCGGAGGGGTTCCGGGCGGACGTGGAGTCGCTCGTCGCCGAGCTGGGGACGGAGCCGGTCGCGTTCGCCTGTATGGACGAGTGGGTCCGCGGGTTCGCCGAGACACGGCCGGAGGGGGTCCGGCTCTCCTTCGACCCGGACGTCGACCCCGTCCTGGACAAGGCGAACCTGTACACACTCGCCGAGGAACACGGCGTGCCGTACCCGGAGACGCGGGACCTGACGGAGACGGACCCGGACGACGCTGTCGACGCCGTCGGCGGCTTCCCGCTCGTCGTCAAGCCCGCGCACAAACGGAAGTTCGAGGAGGCGTTCGGGACGAACGTCGTGGAGGCGGAGACGCGCGCGGAGTTCGACGAGACGATTGCGGCGGCCCGGGCGGCGGACGCTCGCGTGCTCGTCCAAGAGTCCGTCTCGGTGGCGACCGGCCGAGACGCCTCGCTGGCCTCGTACCGACCGCCCGCCGACGGCGTCTCCTTCGCCGGCGTCGGCGACGGACCGTTGGCCGACCACGACGCGCTGGGTGTCGTCGGCAACGCCGCGGTGCGGTACCCGCAGGGGTTCGGCACCTCCTGTCTCGTCGAGACGACGGCCCAGCCGGAGATCGCCGAGCGGGCGCTGTCGGTTCTCGACGAGACGGGCTACCACGGGATCAGCGAGTCGGAGTTCGTCTACGACGAGGACCGCGGGGAGTACGTCCTCTTAGACGTGAACACGCGGCCCTGGAAGTGGATCTCGATGCCGGTCGCGGCCGGGGCGAACCTCCCGTTGGCGGCGTACGCCGACACGGTCGACGCCGTCTCGTCGGCCCGGGCCGTCGGGACGGACGGCCGCGACGGCGTCGGTGACGCACGGTGGGTGTTCCTCCCGGACTACCTGGAGCTGTGTGCGAGCGACCCCGCTTTCCGCGACGCTCTGTCGCGGGCAGACTGGGAACGGCTCGTCGCCGGCGACTTCGAGACGGAGCCGGGGTTCACGACCGGCGTCTACCGTCCGTCGGACCCCGGACCGGCAGCGAAGGCGATCGAGACGGCGTTCGGCGGTCGTGAGTACTACTGTGCCTGTTGA